Genomic DNA from bacterium:
GATCCTCCAGCCAGACCCGGTCGCCCGGCTTGAGCAGCAGGCGCGCGGTCAGGTCGACGGCGTGCTGCGCGCCCGAGGTGACGATCACCTGCTCCGGCTCGCACACCACGCCCCGGGCGGCGCGCAGATAGTCGGTCACCGCCGTCCGCAGCCGCAGGTCCCCCGCCGGCTCGCCGTAGCCGAAGTGGCTGGGATCCAGCGTCCGCAGCGCCCGTCGCGTCGAGGTCGCCCAGGCGTCGAGCGCGCGAGCGTCCATCAGGGTGCGGCCGTTGGAGAAGGCCTGCGGCTCGGACGAGGCGGGCGGCGGGAAAGCGGCGACGTCCGGGATGCGGTCGGGGCGGACCGGCACGGCGGCCGCGGCCGGCTTCGGCGCCGCCAGGTCCAGCACCCCGGACAGGTCCTCCGAGACGTAGGTGCCTGAGCCGGTGCGCCCTTCGGCATACCCCTCCGCCAGCAACTGGTCGTAGGCGGCCACCACCGAGGCCCGCGCCACCCCCAGCCGCAGCGCCAGGTCGCGGCTGGACGGCAGGCGCCCGCCGGGCCGCAGCGCCCCGGTGTGGATCGCGCCGCGCACCTGGTCATAGACCTGCCGGATCACCGGCCGGCCCGCCTCGGGCGCGGACCAGGGATAGACGTCCGCCCAGCTCATGGTCGGCTCCAAGTGGTATGTCCAGATCG
This window encodes:
- a CDS encoding PLP-dependent aminotransferase family protein; this encodes MSWADVYPWSAPEAGRPVIRQVYDQVRGAIHTGALRPGGRLPSSRDLALRLGVARASVVAAYDQLLAEGYAEGRTGSGTYVSEDLSGVLDLAAPKPAAAAVPVRPDRIPDVAAFPPPASSEPQAFSNGRTLMDARALDAWATSTRRALRTLDPSHFGYGEPAGDLRLRTAVTDYLRAARGVVCEPEQVIVTSGAQHAVDLTARLLLKPGDRVWLEDPGYPATGHALTAGGARAVPVPVDRSGLVVQAGVEAAPDARAA